Proteins from one Erysipelothrix larvae genomic window:
- a CDS encoding ABC transporter ATP-binding protein, whose translation MSTKDTQTIKNPQPRRGGPMGGGHGGGMRGPVEKAKDFKGSIKRLINYLGNYKYLIIVVWIFAIASTVFTIVGPKILGKATDELFTGLMAKVTGAGNIDFGAIGSILTWLVVIYGISALLSFVQGYIMSGITADVSKRLRTDMNDKIHKLPLGFYDTKNHGEILSHITNDVDTINQSLNQGITQIITSITSLIGILIMMFSISWQMTLVSLVTLPLSAVSVMAIVKRSQNFFVQQQKSLGTVNGHIEEMFGSHVIVKAFNGEEDSMNTFTQANSDLYNSAWKSNFLSGLMMPIVNIIGNISYVAICILGGYLATNGSMTVGGIQSFIQYVRSFNQPISQIANISNVLQQTAAAAERVFEFLDVPEEVEDVKDAIKLDDGLAYDRNDSDHDLVTFDHVSFGYSEDVQVIHDFTAHIKPGQKVAIVGPTGAGKTTIVKLLMRFYDVSKGAILLNGHDIKDYVKDDLRTVFGMVLQDTWLYSGSILENIRYGKLEASDEEVYQAAKAAQVDHFVRTLPHGYESLINEEANNVSQGQKQLLTIARAILADPEILILDEATSSIDTRTEILIQKAMDNLSQGRTSFVIAHRLSTIKNADLILVMDKGDIVEQGTHDSLLAKDGFYAKLYNSQFEDMLIED comes from the coding sequence ATGAGTACAAAAGATACACAAACAATAAAAAATCCTCAACCACGTCGTGGCGGACCGATGGGTGGCGGTCATGGCGGTGGAATGCGTGGCCCGGTTGAAAAGGCAAAAGACTTTAAAGGGTCAATTAAACGTCTGATAAACTATTTAGGAAACTACAAGTATTTAATTATTGTGGTATGGATTTTCGCAATTGCTTCAACCGTATTTACAATCGTTGGTCCTAAAATCTTAGGAAAAGCAACCGATGAACTCTTTACAGGACTCATGGCAAAAGTGACCGGAGCTGGAAACATTGACTTTGGAGCAATTGGATCCATCCTTACCTGGCTTGTTGTTATCTATGGAATTAGTGCCTTGTTGTCCTTTGTTCAAGGCTACATTATGTCTGGCATTACCGCAGATGTTTCAAAACGTTTACGTACTGATATGAATGATAAAATTCACAAATTACCATTAGGGTTCTATGATACCAAAAACCATGGTGAAATATTGAGTCATATTACCAATGATGTGGATACAATTAACCAATCACTCAATCAAGGAATTACCCAAATTATTACATCGATTACATCACTCATCGGGATTTTGATTATGATGTTCTCGATTAGCTGGCAAATGACACTGGTATCACTTGTGACTTTACCACTCTCAGCAGTATCGGTAATGGCAATCGTGAAACGCTCCCAAAACTTCTTTGTTCAACAACAAAAATCATTGGGAACTGTGAATGGTCATATTGAAGAAATGTTCGGAAGTCATGTGATCGTTAAAGCGTTTAATGGTGAAGAAGATTCAATGAATACCTTTACTCAAGCAAACAGTGATCTATACAACTCAGCATGGAAGTCAAACTTCTTAAGTGGATTGATGATGCCGATTGTAAACATTATTGGGAATATCTCATATGTTGCAATCTGTATCCTCGGAGGCTATCTTGCAACCAATGGTTCCATGACTGTGGGTGGTATTCAATCATTCATTCAATACGTGCGTTCATTTAACCAACCAATTTCACAAATCGCAAACATTTCAAATGTACTCCAACAAACCGCTGCTGCTGCAGAACGTGTGTTTGAGTTCTTAGATGTTCCTGAAGAAGTTGAAGATGTCAAAGATGCCATTAAGCTTGATGATGGACTTGCTTATGATCGTAATGATAGTGATCATGATTTGGTAACCTTTGATCACGTATCCTTTGGCTACTCAGAAGATGTTCAAGTCATTCACGACTTTACCGCTCATATTAAACCGGGTCAAAAAGTCGCAATCGTCGGTCCCACAGGCGCAGGTAAAACTACAATTGTTAAACTCTTGATGAGATTCTATGATGTATCAAAAGGTGCAATCTTACTCAATGGTCATGATATTAAAGATTATGTAAAAGATGATCTTAGAACGGTATTTGGCATGGTCCTTCAAGATACATGGTTATATTCAGGATCAATCCTAGAAAACATTCGTTATGGTAAACTTGAAGCAAGTGATGAAGAAGTCTATCAAGCAGCAAAAGCAGCACAAGTAGACCACTTTGTCAGAACCTTGCCACATGGTTATGAATCTTTAATCAATGAAGAAGCAAATAATGTATCACAAGGTCAAAAGCAATTGCTGACAATTGCGCGTGCAATTCTAGCAGATCCAGAAATCCTGATTTTGGATGAAGCAACCTCATCGATTGATACACGTACAGAAATATTGATTCAAAAGGCAATGGACAACTTATCACAAGGAAGAACAAGCTTTGTAATCGCCCATAGACTTTCAACCATCAAGAATGCGGATTTAATCCTTGTAATGGATAAAGGGGATATTGTTGAACAAGGAACCCATGACTCATTACTTGCAAAAGATGGCTTCTATGCAAAACTGTACAACAGCCAATTTGAAGATATGTTAATTGAAGATTAA